In Stomoxys calcitrans chromosome 2, idStoCalc2.1, whole genome shotgun sequence, the following proteins share a genomic window:
- the LOC106090993 gene encoding AT-rich interactive domain-containing protein 2 isoform X1, with protein sequence MLLTEPVKTNNMHKVQQTDISLITSAPSNSAVPVQAPTTPLRSSRNQNRGDKNSDDRFERENNATATKGRNPPKPPDEFYKDLQQFHEKRGTTIRNIPRISGREVDLHRLYCVVTNRGGFLKVNARDEWDDVLPELGWKEKIVNGSAGLKFIYRRFLEKYERVSFFGEDPEKIDAQEAAELAEMMGAGGSGRGGRGNSRYPSTLFGGGASTMNNIAMTYNYKQHHVNMDRRRQFKLSTDLHKSSPYEKLMLSLLSPLPNEQDFAINACTLMANESKHTLKVNEYPKLLDALLAHTGVYSDYSMRKLFQHIYNGVRHHSLYGFWYDLLHGHPQILELYTDEQTLMDSGVIDDWDDGKQGIEEGIWYDSKEYDFLNLGRGLGTHDYVGQRVLQIVAILRNLSFIAENLPVLVKNKTLLRFLVMGSNIRWSNVHIQALEITGNIAAEIEMLDPTTDELSRCLMATICDGIDGPDRGVIINCLEILYKLCQREANEEYILKCLNEKFYNTIALFLSLNDIMLLLFTLEAIYALTCMGSKSCQSMMHVRGIVDQLISLITVEAQSYGPDGCILMRVVETVPGNMLPMVAQNIANLQNAAVMHKSTPHASIIHKQQIIPNPNIMSDVVDSILPFHGASSVVTPVEHHHHNQQQHHSQSQQPQQPQPQNNPPPPPQMQMPPNFTQDDDQFALAWLGATFERANTECHIEQQELYRMYLSHCQKAGKQSVLNHMQFPKLMRLIFSSAVGPAIVRRSDGTELPGTYYISLRMRAQPLPMQQKSTLVTPGPSSPGGKQNDNNSPTRKIKKKLKDGNTLAATNVSSEGGASQPVVENAPKAIVAAVSPKPQIGVIETTNNQESSAMLPQPNVEIKCDEKMDIEEPAEAAKVEEHGSVQPVQPSQASDSLAASTEQSPQLNQAHPQHASQTSLIKSLLANKVNQRQQKQKDQTTANASTSTPSTSNIPCGSGLSTVASSPQPIKVASTAITALVSNPLMQNTPVKVGQTTIKPLNPTLSMEKKQTHISESTPPPLAPLSGANVAKDSSGRPILLANQMLVDILDKKMIEPPIPATIIQKRKVEDTSAQNKRMALDSSSINAKDSEVPVTPSKNAANLYAEMAASILEDEDLEELSAQQNNLMTEQPMQQHPPSLIIPAAKVQTAVQNVPRQLVFQHNQPSQLKVTQANSSAGQTTHPMPNAVATIKTDQGLQTVPVILHQKPLEATQHGQPQQIIQQVIQQQPAASQTQTTQYVLATNQQGQTYLVAQQTPQSQPVVQPPPPTQTVLVTQTPQQQSTGGKTIIILQQNSLPGPSGAPQQIITTTAPGQQQKMIMTTPQGQQVLLTQRPQTPQQIFINPQTGAATHIQHVPAQSRQIIQTTTTQTMPSVQQNSQLQTGQMSPSLLNQLNQIPATIKLHQPVAQVNTAIQPSQQNTVSRMSIGTKGVAIVQGHAANPPATPVAIPQLQQHQSIIQQHIISGPAEKRHVILGGGRAIEIKETLITQAQPPPQQCQLNSQTIITTQQPTQSTVATNIIQQHQQQQQQQQTQQVQQQIRAVLEQQQQHPSIIQQKISSFSVMPQQQHLPQQQPQPQTQAAAVLTPKVSTVAATMTSPQTPALIAAVKTSETHTPTATPPPPPPSLIQTSNQSNLKKSLTPSLPPTLIKPSLPTVKLPPGVGSGPPPLAAVNSNATTPTLIAKTAPHSAIEDKKEDSLVKVAPPPATSAPLHVPVVASNTLTATTQAACGNQTSNAASNTTVSGNPQAATAPSAPQAPGTQSQPQIQTSTPQSLLPQLTPADAQWLFICDWRNCPRKKFKSLSDLQHHVCTSHAPDHLDPSAEIFCQWGVGPGLCDGIPRKRFSLMTHLIDRHLTVECLRSAMQRRIATGAHNIAPAKPPVTIVRNIELSQRTNTASPSLSTSSSSSSQATPTGSSALQAIKRHTADFLNCKELMDENEGPVTKSIRLTAALILRNLVIYTTTAKRSIRRYEPHLANIALSNVESSGTISNILYELNN encoded by the exons ATGTTGCTTACCGAGCCGGTCAAAACAAATAACATGCATAAAGTTCAACAAACAGATATTTCATTAATTACATCTGCGCCAAGTAATTCGGCAGTACCAGTTCAAGCGCCGACAACACCATTAAGATCGTCGCGGAATCAAAATCGCGGTGATAAGAATTCAGACGATAGGTTTGAGAGGGAAAACAATGCTACAGCGACAAAGGGAAGAAATCCTCCTAAACCACCCGATGAGTTTTACAAAGACTTGCAACAATTTCACGAAAAGAGAGG GACTACCATAAGAAATATACCGAGAATATCTGGACGTGAAGTGGACCTTCATCGTCTGTATTGTGTGGTAACCAACAGGGGAGGGTTTCTTAAAGTCAATGCAAGAGATGAATGGGACGATGTGCTGCCCGAGCTGGGGTGGaaagaaaaaattgtgaatGGTTCGGCCggcttaaaatttatttatcgaCGTTTTCTGGAAAAGTATGAACGCGTGAGTTTCTTTGGCGAAGACCCAGAAAAAATTGATGCCCAAGAGGCAGCTGAATTGGCTGAGATGATGGGAGCAGGCGGTAGTGGTAGAGGCGGCAGGGGAAATTCCCGCTATCCTTCAACTTTATTTGGAGGCGGAGCATCCACAATGAACAACATTGCAATGACTTATAATTATAAACAACACCATGTAAATATGGATCGACGGCGCCAATTCAAACTATCTACCGATTTGCATAAGTCATCGCCCTATGAAAAACTGATGTTATCTCTTCTATCACCTTTACCAAATGAACAAGATTTTGCCATAAATGCCTGTACTTTAATGGCTAATGAGAGCAAACATACGCTGAAAGTAAATGAGTATCCAAAATTATTGGATGCTTTACTGGCACACACCGGCGTTTACTCCGATTATTCAATGAGAAAATTATTTCAGCATATCTACAATGGGGTGCGCCATCATTCGCTCTATGGCTTTTGGTATGATTTGTTGCATGGCCATCCCCAAATTCTAGAACTGTACACCGATGAGCAGACTTTAATGGATTCGGGTGTAATAGATGATTGGGACGATGGAAAACAGGGCATTGAGGAGGGTATTTGGTACGATTCAAAAGAATATGATTTCTTGAATTTAGGCCGTGGCCTGGGTACTCACGATTACGTCGGTCAACGTGTTCTTCAAATTGTGGCCATCTTACGTAACCTCAGCTTTATTGCTGAAAATTTGCCTGTGCTGGTTAAAAATAAAACCCTGTTACGCTTTTTAGTTATGGGGTCCAACATTAGATGGAGCAATGTACATATTCAAGCTTTGGAAATAACCGGCAATATTGCTGCAGAAATCGAAATGTTAGATCCCACAACAGACGAACTTAGCCGCTGTCTCATGGCTACTATTTGTGACGGTATCGATGGACCGGACCGTGGTGTCATCATAAATTGCTTGGAAATTCTTTACAAACTATGCCAACGAGAAGCTAACGAAGAATATATCCTTAAgtgtttaaatgaaaaattttacaacacTATTGCCCTCTTTTTATCCCTAAATGATATAATGCTGCTGTTATTCACTCTGGAAGCTATATACGCCCTTACTTGCATGGGTTCGAAAAGTTGTCAGTCAATGATGCATGTCCGGGGTATTGTGGATCAATTGATATCATTGATTACAGTCGAAGCTCAGTCGTATGGTCCCGACGGTTGCATTCTAATGAGAGTGGTAGAAACAGTGCCTGGAAATATGCTCCCAATGGTAGCACAAAACATAGCCAACTTGCAAAATGCAGCTGTCATGCACAAGTCAACCCCTCATGCTTCAATCATACACAAACAGCAAATAATTCCAAATCCAAATATTATGTCCGACGTGGTGGATAGCATACTTCCATTTCATGGCGCTAGCTCTGTTGTCACACCTGTAGAGCACCACCACCATAATCAGCAACAACatcattcacaatcccaacaaCCGCAACAGCCCCAACCACAAAATAATCCTCCTCCTCCACCTCAAATGCAAATGCCTCCGAACTTCACACAGGACGATGATCAATTTGCCTTGGCCTGGTTAGGTGCTACATTTGAGCGCGCAAATACTGAATGTCATATTGAACAACAGGAGTTGTATCGCATGTACTTGTCGCACTGTCAGAAAGCCGGAAAACAATCGGTGCTAAATCATATGCAATTCCCGAAATTGATGCGATTAATTTTTTCCTCCGCTGTTGGCCCAGCGATAGTGCGAAGGAGCGATGGAACGGAGTTACCTGGCACATATTACATTTCTCTAAGGATGCGAGCTCAGCCCTTGCCTATGCAACAAAAATCCACCTTAGTGACTCCAGGGCCAAGCTCCCCAGGTGGCAAACAGAATGATAACAACTCTCCCAcgcgaaaaattaaaaagaaattgaaaGATGGGAATACCTTAGCAGCGACCAATGTCTCGTCTGAAGGTGGGGCGTCGCAGCCTGTTGTAGAAAATGCACCCAAAGCAATAGTTGCAGCCGTAAGTCCAAAACCTCAAATAGGTGTCATCGAAACGACAAATAATCAAGAGTCATCTGCAATGCTACCACAACCCAATGttgaaataaaatgtgacgaAAAAATGGACATAGAGGAGCCTGCGGAGGCAGCTAAGGTAGAAGAACATGGCTCAGTTCAGCCAGTACAACCATCTCAAGCAAGTGATTCTTTAGCAGCGTCTACTGAACAGTCACCGCAATTAAATCAGGCTCATCCACAACACGCCTCCCAGACATCACTCATTAAGAGCCTTTTGGCAAATAAAGTTAATCAAAGACAGCAAAAGCAAAAAGATCAAACCACAGCGAATGCAAGCACCAGCACACCAAGCACAAGCAATATACCATGTGGCAGTGGACTTTCAACGGTAGCATCCTCACCACAACCAATAAAAGTTGCTAGCACGGCCATAACAGCATTAGTAAGCAacccacttatgcaaaatacCCCAGTGAAAGTTGGGCAAACTACCATAAAACCCTTGAATCCCACCCTGTCTATGGAGAAGAAGCAAACCCACATTTCCgagtccacaccaccccctttGGCTCCACTAAGTGGAGCAAATGTAGCCAAAGATTCTTCGGGAAGACCCATTCTCTTGGCAAATCAAATGTTGGTGGatattttggataagaaaatGATTGAACCACCCATACCAGCGACCATAATTCAGAAACGTAAAGTGGAAGACACTTCGGCGCAGAACAAACGTATGGCCCTTGACTCCTCGTCAATTAATGCAAAGGATTCTGAAGTGCCGGTTACGCCCTCCAAAAATGCAGCTAATCTGTATGCTGAAATGGCAGCTTCAATTTTAGAAGATGAAGATTTGGAAGAATTGTCAGCACAACAGAACAATCTGATGACCGAACAGCCTATGCAACAACATCCGCCGTCGCTTATAATTCCAGCTGCTAAGGTGCAGACCGCCGTTCAAAATGTACCCAGACAATTGGTATTTCAACACAATCAGCCGTCTCAGCTAAAGGTTACCCAAGCGAATTCATCTGCTGGACAGACTACACATCCTATGCCAAATGCAGTGGCAACCATAAAAACTGATCAGGGCCTGCAAACCGTACCCGTTATTTTGCACCAAAAGCCTTTAGAGGCCACACAACATGGCCAGCCACAGCAGATAATACAGCAGGTTATTCAACAACAGCCAGCAGCTTCCCAAACGCAGACCACTCAATACGTTTTGGCCACCAATCAACAGGGTCAAACCTATTTAGTAGCGCAACAAACGCCACAGTCACAACCCGTAGTGCAGCCTCCTCCACCAACGCAAACGGTTCTGGTCACACAGACACCGCAACAGCAATCGACTGGGGGGAAGACGATAATCATATTGCAGCAAAATAGCCTACCAGGTCCCTCAGGAGCGCCACAACAAATCATAACCACCACGGCACCAGGACAGCAACAGAAAATGATAATGACTACACCACAAGGTCAACAGGTTTTGCTGACACAAAGGCCACAGACGCCACAGCAGATCTTTATAAACCCCCAAACAGGTGCGGCTACTCACATCCAACATGTGCCAGCCCAATCAAGGCAAATTATACAAACCACAACTACACAAACTATGCCTAGCGTCCAACAAAATTCGCAATTGCAAACTGGACAAATGTCACCTTCTCTTCTCAATCAATTGAATCAAATTCCAGCTACCATAAAACTTCATCAGCCAGTAGCTCAGGTAAATACAGCCATTCAGCCCTCTCAACAAAACACCGTGTCTAGAATGTCCATTGGAACCAAAGGTGTAGCTATAGTACAAGGACATGCTGCAAATCCACCCGCAACGCCAGTAGCTATACCCCAATTGCAACAACATCAATCCATTATACAGCAACACATAATATCGGGGCCAGCGGAAAAACGCCATGTTATATTGGGTGGCGGAAGGGCAATTGAAATAAAGGAAACGCTTATAACCCAAGCTCAGCCACCGCCGCAACAATGTCAGTTAAATTCGCAAACGATTATAACAACACAACAGCCCACACAATCAACTGTTGCCACAAACATaatacaacaacatcaacagcaacaacagcagcagcaaacaCAACAGGTACAACAACAAATTCGCGCTGTTTtagaacaacagcaacagcatccTTCTataatacaacaaaaaatatcTTCATTTTCCGTTATGCCACAACAGCAACATTTGCCACAGCAACAGCCACAGCCACAAACTCAAGCAGCCGCAGTGCTCACACCAAAAGTGTCAACTGTGGCAGCCACAATGACATCACCTCAAACACCTGCATTAATAGCAGCAGTAAAG ACAAGTGAAACACACACACCAAcagcaacaccaccaccaccaccaccatcttTAATACAAACTTCAAATCAAAGTAATTTAAAGAAAAGTTTGACTCCAAGTCTGCCGCCCACATTGATAAAGCCTTCATTACCTACGGTGAAATTGCCACCGGGTGTTGGTAGTGGACCTCCTCCGTTAGCTGCAGTAAATAGTAACGCTACTACACCCACACTAATAGCTAAAACAGCACCCCATTCAGCAATAGAAGATAAAAAGGAGGATTCGTTGGTTAAGGTAGCTCCTCCACCTGCCACTTCTGCACCACTACATGTGCCTGTTGTCGCAAGTAACACTCTAACGGCAACTACACAGGCGGCATGTGGAAATCAAACCTCCAACGCAGCATCAAATACAACAGTCAGTGGAAATCCGCAAGCGGCAACTGCACCGAGTGCTCCACAAGCACCGGGCACGCAGTCTCAACCACAAATTCAAACCAGCACTCCACAATCACTTTTACCCCAATTAACACCGGCTGATGCTCAGTGGCTTTTTATATGTGATTGGCGTAACTGTCCCCGTAAGAAGTTCAAATCCCTTAGTGATTTGCAACATCATGTATGCACTTCTCATGCTCCCGATCACCTAGATCCTTCGGCAGAAATCTTCTGCCAATGGGGTGTAGGTCCCGGTCTATGTGATGGAATACCACGTAAGCGTTTTTCTCTTATGACCCATCTTATAGATCGACACCTGACAGTGGAATGTCTTAGATCAGCGATGCAGCGCAGAATTGCCACAGGTGCTCATAACATTGCCCCAGCTAAGCCCCCCGTTACGATTGTGCGCAACATTGAGTTGTCACAAAGAACAAACACTGCATCACCATCACTATCCACATCTTCGTCATCGTCCTCGCAGGCAACACCTACCGGTTCGTCGGCATTGCAAGCCATCAAAAGACATACCGCCGACTTTCTGAATTGTAAGGAACTAATGGATGAGAACGAAGGACCGGTAACCAAAAGCATTCGCTTAACAGCCGCCCTTATACTGCGTAACTTGGTTATCTATACCACAACCGCAAAGCGTAGCATTCGCCGTTATGaacctcatctggccaatattgcTCTCAGCAATGTCGAATCTAGTGGCACTATATCCAATATTTTATACGAGCTGAATAATTGA